The Apium graveolens cultivar Ventura chromosome 10, ASM990537v1, whole genome shotgun sequence nucleotide sequence TCGTTTGAATTTGCGGTAAGTTGAAGACATGTTAATATGTTATGATATCTTAAAGCAGAGTCATTCTAGAAAAAAGTGTGTTTGTGATATCAAGTTGTAGACTCTGATATTATTTGAGTCTGTGTAGGAAAGAAGTTCAATAGAGGAAGACAGGGGGAATCTGAAAAATTGGACTCTTTTGAAACTGGGGTCAGGGTTTAAGGCTTTAAGCCAAAAAAAAAGGTTAATGATTCTATGGTATTGCTTAAGATGGTACTGAAGTCATGCTTTGTGAGTGAATATGCAGTGAATCATTTCTTGCCATTTGATTAGATGACCGATATTCAGATGCATCATCGAAATGTTCTGAATGCTGAAATCACTCCGGGTGCTTGCCACATGTGGTCTGCATAATTTAGAGTGATCTATTTAATAAAGAAGGAGATTTCTGAGCTAAATTCTTGAGAAGAATATTACAGGCTCTAAAGCAAAGTTTGTTTGACAATAGAGGGGTCATTATTCACCTTTTGAATCTTTGATCTCTCAATTATGTAGCCCTCTTCACCCAGATGAAAAAAGAGGACAGCCTTAGCCTGCCCCCATTTATCGATTATGCAAGTTGTAATTAGTTTATTGTGATGTTAATCAAATCTTAGCCTAGAAACGACTAATCTCGACTTTAACATTTAAAACTAATTTCCTTTTTCTGGACTTCAAACCATCTGCCTAATCAATAGCTAGGATCAAAACCCCATTATTAAAGTACTGGTCTTTCTTTTTCAGTTCTAAGAACAAGGTTTTTTTGTACGGTAAGGGGACAGTAGGAGCAGGTTCGATTAGTAACACAGAAATGTGCATAGGTTGTCTTCGGATTTCATCAGATCAAGGAACAAGGTTAATGCAATCGCATTAAGCCATTCCTGGTCGCTTATGCTGTTAATTACCTTGGATAGATCAGCATAAAAATCAGGATAGGACTGGTATGGCACTtcaagaaaatgaattttgatggGAAATTGTCTATTTTCTATGGCGTTTGCTTGTGAATGAAGTGTCCTGGAGTGATTGGAGTTTATCAGATGGTGCATGTAGCCCACTCTTTACACTAGAAAGCAACACATTGCAGAAGAGAGAAGAGATATATGTGAAATCAAATCAAACTTTTGAGTTCCATTAAAAGTTGTCGTGAATTTGTACAAGTTCTGTACGCTGGTGGGTAATAAGTTGGACTGTGTGCCAAGATACCCCTCATATTGGTCCTTGTTGTCTGAACATTGCTGCACATTTGACCAACAATCATACACCTTAGTAAAAAAATGCATATACAGTGAATCTATGTATATCTTGAAAATTATCTGCTCCTAAACAAGATTGAGTTTAGCACAATTGAAACAGTAAAGATAATCTTATTTATGATGGAGTAGGTTTAATGTTTTTCTTCAACTGAAAGTCTGAAACCAAGGTATGATACTTGAGTAATAAAGAAATCATCGTCGGGGAAATGTATTCTTGAAACAAAAATTAACCTCTGATGTATACATATCTGTTAGGGAAAGTAAAATTCAAGAAATGTTGTCAATACAATTAGTACAACGAATAACTTATATCCGGTCATTTTGACACTAAAAGAAATGATGTAGATGTTAATGTACATTAGTCCCTGTACTCTAGCTTGTGAATCTGTGATCCCTTTGGCTCAATAGACAATAGTAGCTGAAAGCCTGAAACTGAAAATTTGCACTAGTTGATCTAATTCTCTTGTGTAGTGATAATGCTAACTAGCTGTGGTGTTCATCAGTTTTAACTTCTGTAGCTTCAGTCTGCACCTGACGAACAAATTGCCCTTTCACTCGGGGCCGCTGTACTGCCAGATTACTTCTGTTTTGATACCGTACCTGTAAATAATTTTCATGTTAGGATATGGCAGATAGTTTGCAATAACAGAGCTGCAAATTTAATTAACGTCATGATAACAAAATCGCAAAGCATTCCTGCTGTACTTGCGTCTTTTTGCTGGTATAGCTTGATGCAAGATTATGCTATAGTAAAGACATGGAGAGAAGAAGCGATAAGCATTATTAGCTCAGGAATGTATATATTATAACTCCAAAAAGCATATACCTTCTTGTCAAAGCATCTCTCTTTCCGCTTCATGCGGAATTTAGTGAGGGCAGCTTCCCTTTGTTTAGAACGACTTAACTTTTCATCATGATTGAGATTAGCTTTATTTTCCTCTTCTGCGGCTACCTTAACAAGCTCAAATGCATGGCTAGTGCCATTGCTTCCGTTATTTGTGCTATTGACATGATTAGAAATGCCATTACAGGAATCACCACTCCCATGCTGACTACTGACAGAATGAAAATGTACTTGATCTTTTGAAAGTTCTGGTCCGTATGACTTATTAGGTGCCAATAGGGCCGAGGAAGCATAAACATTTTGATCCATCAGATACTGTAGTATTTTCTGGGAGTTCCTGATTCCTGGATTTACAGGATGATTTTTTTCTACTTGGATCGATCTTTCATGGTTGCCAGATGTGTCTGGACTCTGCAAAGGTGACTGACTTGATTGTGTACAAAACAAAGGAGGTGCCAAGTTATTATAGACATTGCATACAGGTTCAAAACTTGAACATTTCAGTAAACCTGTAACAGGAATTGCTTGTTGAGGGCGAGGAGACTGAATTCCAAGCAGATCATAAGTTGGGGACATCGTATTATCATCATGACTATTTACAGGACAGCAATTATTAGAACTATGCTCGTGTGCTTTTTGAGTTAGTTGTTTATCAAAAGTGATATCATAACCTCTTCGTTGATCACAAATTCTATCTGATGACTGATGTAGTGGTTGCAATGTTCTACCATTATACCTGCATTGAAATTTGTAATCTAGATTAACATGCTGCATACATATCCAGGATATATACAATTACTAGACAACTAAGAGAAAACATAAAATGTAATATTTTTACCGCGAAAATGCCGAGGCCTCGGACTGTTTTAACATATGTCCATCATCCATTATTTGATTCTGTGAACCTCTGGGATGAGATAGATTCAAGGACAGCTCCAAAAGAAACGAAGAGTCGAGCTTGTTTAAGCCATAAGTCGTATCTAAGCTTCGGTCATAACATTCAGGGTAATTGTTGAATGTTCCAATCAAGTCAATAGCCTCTCCAGAAGACTTGTCTTGAACATTGTTGTTATCATAATCAAAAGTTTCCATAGTAACATTAGCATGTTCGCATTGGATATCAGCAGCCGTGTCTTCTTCTAACATTATTACTTCAGAATTTGTTTTGGGAACTGACATTGATCCTACATACAATTGATACATTTTACAAATGTCAGACACTATTGTACATTTTACCCGCGCCTAGATGAAAGTACTGAAGACTGAAAAATTGATTAGCAACAACTTATTACCCTGATCTTGGTCATCATGCATTAATGCTCGTTCACTCCCTCTTTCAACTTCATCTTTCTGTATTATCACGTCACGTGATGGAGATTTCCTCTGTTTTAGTTGTGTGATGTCGTACTTATGTTGTGGATATGCTTCTTTAGTTTCTGAATCTTGTAATCTGCAAGAGCTCTGCACATAATAATATAGAGTTAAGATCTCTTAAGCACAGTTTTGCTTTACCGGCAGGTAGATTAATACTACATTATCTAGTAAAGCTACAAATTCTTTCGCATATAAATTTACTTCAAAATTAAACAATACCTGAGAATCACTTCCTTTCTGAATGCATTCTTTATTTCTCTCAATACAACATGCCTCGTATTCATCTGAATAATTTCTGATAGTATCTTTTTCAGCTGCGACCACGACCATTTGCTGTGCATCATTTGCAGTTTGCGCTAGGCCACTAATTGACTAAAAATGGACAATGTCTAATTAGAAAACAAAAAGTTGCAATGGAAAGTGATCTAAAATCAGTGTTATCTGATGAGATAAAGAAATCATACAGCTTGTCTCCTCCAAACATGCTGCCACAAGTTGTTCAGCTCATTTTTCCTAATAGGTTTCAGAAGAAAATCAGCCGCGCCTTTTAACATGCAGTTATAAACTGTGCTAACCGAATCATGTGCAGACATCACTACATAATAAGAAGCATGTTAGACCAGAACTGTTTAACAagaaatttaatatatattaatggGAGCAAACCACTAGCTAGTAACTGATAATATCTTACTTATAACAGGAATATTTCTGCAGATTTCATGTTCTGTAACCAAGCTTAACAGCGAGAATCCTGAGATTGATGGCACTTCCACTTCTGTCAATATGAGGTCTATGTTATGTGCTCTTTTGTTCAATATCTCCCATGCTTTGAGGCCATCGGAAGCAGCATCAACTACTCAAACATCAAAATGGACACGAATTGAGATGAACCATCCATATGCAACTAATTGACTAAAGCAATATGATATACAACTGTCTGATTCATAGAAGCAAGCATGAGACTTGTAGTTGCATATGTTAAATGAATACCACTTTGAACGGTAAGAAAATAATATTCACAGCTAAACttcattatagattattaagaCTCTTGTGATGTTCTTGAAATGTCGGAGCTTCCTTAACTCCTTTTGATGCCTGGTTTCAGTTTCTGGTTCTTTTCCTTTCATCTAATAAGATTTATTGCAGAAAAGGCATCATATTGAACGGCTTTCAGACTTTATTTTATACATATCTAACAAATACCTGGAAAAGAGACTGCTCAATTTGGAAATTGTACTTAATGAACTTGTATTAACAACTCAAGGACACTGATTACATCCTCAAATTAGAAATTTTAAGAGGTAAGCAGATACTtagatatattaatatttaaaacaCTATATCACTATAACAAGAGTTTAAAGGTTTAAGACTCAAGTGTCATTTCATGAGAAATTAAAATTTTCAACTGACTGGAACAACATATATGAAAACAAGCAAATGTCCATAAAAAAAGATGTTGGCATGAATAAAACCACATCAACTGTTTGAGTTTTAACATTTGTACCAGTTACTTTCAGCTAAAAATCTAGTCAATCCAATCAAAGCAATTCAAGAAAAACATTTGGAAGACAACAACTAAAAACCCACCTTAAAACACATCAAGTTTCTGACTCTTAAGCTAATCTAGCTCTGTCAATGACAAATCTCAGAGCATAACCAAGATCACAAAGCTTTCATAAGAAAGCTTTACAAAAACAGTTTTGGAAGGTATCTAAAGTtttgtttgtgtgtgtgtgtgttatttAACACCATGTAACTACATAAAATTCAAGACCAGCTATCCAAATACATGAAGTTGGTGGTGGTAACAAAAAATTGTAGCTGTTTCAAGAATATCTAGTTAGGCAAGCAAAAGCAATACAAAATTGTTACACACATGAGCAAAGTAAAAATGTAAAAGGTACCTTTATAACAACATTTGTTGAGAAGAGCAGTAATAATATGTCTGGTAGAATCATCAGCTTCAACCAACAAAACTCTCATTTCCATCTTTGGTACAAATTTCTCCCACCTTAACATCACGTTTTCtacttcttcttctttcttttcttgtgCATTCTTCATCTCTGTCTCTCTGCTTCCAGCCATTCTTTCTTTCACTTTGATCATTCTCTCTCCTATCTTACACATATATAGTCTACACCATTTACAACATAGATTGGCGGTGGTCTCCTTGATTTAAGCAGTACGCCACAATATACTACAGTTGCAGCACAACTTGGAccataataataattaaaaaaaaatgtcAAATATTTGATATTTATTTAAACGTATGGATTACAAGTGCTCAAGAAAGTTTGTTGCAAGTGTGAAGATATTTTCCATTTCTTAGCTTGGTGCAACTATGCAACCAGAAAAAAAAACATTAAAAGAAAGCAATCAAATTTAAAATCGAGCACTAATATCGTATTAAAATTCCAAGATACCGAAGATTTCAATACTGAATGTTATGCTATTTAAAGAAAGATGAGGTCACGAGGACACATCCTTCAAACCAAAAGATTAATTGGAATAAATTTTCGtatatttttcttttatcataatttgaataattatttaaaatgaataatttttctaaaaaatgAATGTATTTGAACTTGCATCTCAAAGCATGGGGAGAGTAATGAATGGCAAGCGTAAAGTGAGGGGGTCCGTTGGATGGCTCAAATTTGTTGAGTGAAGTATAAAATATTGACACACCTGCAGCTGCATGTGCACTATAAGTCTATAACTACCGATATTTTTAAAGCCGCGAATTTGAAAAAATCAGTCAAGATATTTTAGTGTATGGACCCCCCAAGATAAATGACAGGATAGTGTGGCAACAAGTGGGTGGATGTTGTGAGCTGACGAAGATCGTCGTCACACGTGTTAACACCACTTCGGATGGTTGAAATTTGTGCCTTTTCCATTTCTAAAAATAATCAACCAATAATTTCTTAAAATCATATTTTTTCTTTGATTATACGATGTATTTCAATATTCGATAAATTGATAAACTCCATAGAATATTAGCATGCTTTCTTGATGTCAATTATATTATTTTACTTTAAACATGTTTAACGGTATGTTATTTATCAATTTATCATGATTATTAGTTAACAAGCCTTGCAATTTCCTAATtcatttttttttatcgtagtgAACTCGTAGTCGCTACCTTTTATATGCGCACTGGATAAACTCCACGGGCacacgtaatagcctgcaaaccgTATTTTGAGCGACAGGCTCTAGCACAGACATAATTCTGCTCCCGTGGAATTCGGATCGATGACTAAGATGATAGTTTTCCTTCTTTAACCAACACAGTCAACCTTTGATTTTATATGtaatgaaaaaaaatatatttttctaaaaatgaGGTTGAGACTCACCTTAATTCAAGGGAATGCATGTCTACAAGACTAACTTACAAATTATagttatttaataaaatattttatatacaagAAAAACTAATTTATTCGGCTAAGAATGAAATTTACCATGATATCCGAATAATTTGAGCTGTTTTTCCTATTCAGCTACTTGGTTGGATAGTTATCCATTCAGGCTGCCCATGACATCTATATGGGCTGTAACTAATAGGACCACTCTCCTTATGGGCCCAAGTTAGATAATACCAGACACGTTATCATCTGTATCTTACTGCAGATAATTTGAATCTGGATAATGGGTCCAAAACATGTTAATAGGGTCTCAAATAAAATCTTTATTTTGTGCTAAATTCTGCTCTCTCTTTTTTTTACTAGATTGTGTTGCTAAATTCAAATATAAAAATCTTCTAGTATGATACAATTTTTGTTACGGAAATCGGCTGATTTTTTAAAATTCGCTGATAAATTActcaaaaatcggtcaaaaatatttgtcTGATTTGACCAATTTTCGATAAATCGTCGATAAATTatccatttttttaaaaattgtccGATAAATCACAAATCGGTACTTCAACCGAATAATTTCGATTTCCGAAATCGGTAAAACCGAATACAATGAACTATGAAAATAATACATGTCAATAAAAAGAATATTTAATAAGTATTTAAAAAAAAACCTAGTATGATATCAAATAATATAACAATGAAATAGAATTGTATAGAATATCCTAAACTTACGTTTCATAgttttatttgtaaaaatataatttttaaaaaaaaaattgcaatAGACGATTTAATAACTTAAAACAATCTCAATGCAAATATGTGCAAACTCGAATGTAGTCATAAAAATTTCacttatttattaaaatatttaaaatgtgTAACATATATGATTATTTTTAGTTACAGAatgtatttttacaaatatttacaaaaaatagTAAAATTGTGGTGTTAAAAAATGGAAACTTAGCTCTCCCTATAAATAACTGTACAAGCAAAAATATAAATAAACAAAAATCTAGTATCAGTGAACAAAAATCTTATCCACATAAAAGCAGTTGCTGTCTTGTCCCccaaattaaaatttaattatccGTTACAAACTAAAAAACAAAATGGCGACTCTCTTTCCGACCATCAAAACCACCGTGAGCCACCGTCCTCCGCCACCAAGTTGTTCTTCAACACCCAAGAATGCTGCTCTTTCCAACATTATATTACCATCCCACCATCACCCTTCTACTTCCATCTTCCGTGTTAATCGGAACCCTCTTTCAGGCGAGAAATATCCGGTGACTAAGTTAAGAAAGTCCGGTGGTGCGAGAATGGCGTGGGATGGCCCTCTCTCTTCTGTTAAGCTCATTCTCCAAGGCAAACACTTCGAGGTACTCACCCCCCTTGTATTCCTTAAACTTTATAATGTCTGTTTACAATTTTTTTATACTGCGAAAgggaggggggagagagagatagagagagagagagagggaggggatgatagagagagagagaggaagagtGGGAGAGCGAGAGcggggagggagagagagagagagagagggggggagggAGGGAGGGATTTAATGCgattttctgttttaactttaatAATATTGTGATTTTAGCTAAGTGAAGGTGTGAAAGGCCATGTAGAAGATAAGGTGGGAAAAGCAATTCAAAAGCATAGTCATCTGGTTAGGGAAGTTGATGTCAGATTATCCGTACGTGGAGGCGAGTTTGGGAAAGGTCCTAAGGTTCGAAGATCTGAGGTATGTCATACATGTTACTCAGTGATCCTGAATTGTAATTGGAATGTTACTTGTAGAGGGATTCATGATTATAAGTTCAATGTGTGGATTAAATGGTGATTATAATGTTGTGTACGTGAGTTTTGGTTTCGTTAGGTGACTTTGTTTACCAAGAAGCATGGAGTGATTAGGGCGGAGGAAGATGCGGAGACAATGTATGCTAGTATAGATGCTGTGTCTTCGGTTATACAAAGGAAATTGAGGAAGATTAAGGAAAAAGATTCTGACCATGGACGTCATATGAAAGGATTTGATAGACTAAAAGTTAGGGATCCTGAGGCTATGTTACTTCAGAATGGTTCACTTTCATCTGCTCAAGGAGAGGAAGAAGATGACGATGAAGATCCTTTCATGGATGAGGTTATATTACCTTCTCTGTTTCTTGAAATTGTTTGTGTTTGTATTGTTCATGAGTTGAACCATCATCTTTTGATATATTTTTTTGTCAACCTACTGTATAAGCTGTAGGATTAATTGATGCATAAGTTGTATGCTACTGTGTTATTGTGTAGTTGCATGCTAGTGTATTCAAGTATAACCAACCAGTATACTTGAATTTAAGGGTATCTCGGTATTGATTTCATATTCTGCATCCATAGATTGCTTATGAAGATAATTATGTGCTATTTTACATTGTTGTCTAATTACATGCTACATTTCAGTAAAAGCAACCCTAGTAGCAGTGTTTTAAATGATGTCACTTGTTTTGTGTCTGCTTTTTGTACATGTGCTCAGAATGTACTTACTCCTCAAATTTATGTTTCAGATTGTGCGTACGAAATATTTTGACATGCCTCCATTGACGGTAGATGAAGCAATTGAGCAGCTGGAAAATGTTGATCACGACTTCTATGGTTTTCGAAATGAAGATACTGGTATGTAGCTATgctttatttttcttttgtttgCAGCACTTTTCAGCATTTTTTATTTGTTATATCCTCTTCTCTATAGGTGAGGTTAATATCATATACAGAAGGAGAGCTGGGGGCTATGGGCTCATTATCCCTAAACAAGATGGCAAAACTGAGAAATTAGAGCCCTTGGTGGTGGAATCAACAAGAGAATCTTCTGTGGCAGAATAGATATACTAGAAAGGGAGAAGAGCAGTACGAGATGAAATTGTAGCCTGATCTGTGTGTGTTTTGCAAATATGAGAAGGCAAAAAAAGAATTGACTAAATCTTGTGTTTACATCTGTGGAGGTCTCTTATGCCATGACTATAGTACTTTCAGTTTCATTCTGCCCTTACTCAAGACTAAGAGACTATGCTTGCCTCTAAACATATGTATATATTAAAGCCAACATATAAATTTTCATCAAGGGCCTTTTGAGTTGCAGTTTAATGAAGTTATAAAAGCTTTATTCTGGTTTCCATGGCCTTTATGTTTTCCTCAGTATCTATATCCAGATTTCTTTTGACAATGAATATGATTTTGCTACCAATTTTATGCTGTTGACGCTTAATTCTCTTGTTTTCGAATCTCATATACTATACAAGACAATTTTGAGGAGGAAAATGAGCTGTGTTGCTGCTAGAATCTCTATCTTGCTTCTAGATTCGTAATTTTCTTCCAGATGCCAAGGGTGCACTTTTTGTTCTGGCCTGTTCGGGGAAGTTCGTCAAATGATTATATATGACTGACTTTTAAGTTCTAAGAATTTGAATGATAATGATCGAGACATTTAGTCATGCAATACTGGATCTAGCATTTTACAAATTTATACTGATAGAAAGCATATTCTGAACTCTACAGCATGAGAAAAGCCGGTTTTGGCCACCTACTGATTTATATTCTGAACCCTAAAATGCTTGATCAAACTGAATTatattaataatcaattaatagCTCTCGGGAACATGTAAGACATGTCATTTGATCATTCAAACCAGAAAATGAAGACGCTACAGGGTAGGGAAGAGTTCACACTTTAAAAACAACTCTGCTTACAAGTTTTCTTAATCAGATACCAAGCAACTACAGTATACCTGTATACAAATGTAGACAGCCATTCAAAATATGAGAATCAGCTTCCTTTGCACTCATGCATATTTGTAAAGTTCCCTTTGTTAAAGCCTGCCACATTACAGTGGATTACTAGACAAAATCACACAACAGGGAACAAACAGTCTGTTGGCTTCTTGTTTTGCCAAGGCTGGCATATTTTGTAATAGAAATTACGTACTAAGCAAAAAAAATATTGAAACAAAATGTTAGCTTAAACACAATGACCCAAGTAAGAATCTAAACTAGTATACACTGCTTTAACTTGTTCCCTAAACTAGAATTTCTTTATAAACTGCCACAAGTTTCATTGGTCTAAAGGGTATATAATGTTTTTACATATTAAtacaaaatttagaaagaaaAAACTACAACAAGATATACATCAACTTTTAACCTATTTTATGATTATAATTAACAACAGGGGCAAACAAGATCCTGCTTCAAATTGATTTCCAAAGCAAAACTACAGGACAATACAAGCAACAGATCCATGTGTGGTACAGTCGTACTGCAATGACTGGCACTCTTCCTCTGATATCAGAATCTCCATTAGGCATTATTTCATCGATACTTGGTGCACTCTCTGAGTTGACTTTGCCAAGCATTTAGCATTGCTTTTACCAATTTTCTTTACTTTACTGGGCAATCTGCATTATTGTTTTATTAGAAAATGAGTATTTTAGGAAAACACGCCAATGGGGAAAGTGGATACTTGAGACTTCGATTAAGGAATTCTTCTACTTGCCTTATTTTAGAAATTTGTGTAAGATTATCCCGCCCCTCTTCACAGACCTCCTCAACTCTGTCATTCTTATGCAGTCCCTGCTAAAAGTAATATAAGCCATTATAAATCTTGAAAAACGTGAGGCGATGTCCCGATCTTGGAATGGACTAATATTTAATATGACACAGTTTAATATGAATGATTTCTAATAGTGATAAACAAGTATTTTAGTAAATGACCCTCTAAATACTAGATCGTTACCTATGGTGTGCAGCACTTTGTTAACATAAATAGGAGATTCAAGAAAAATAACAATTATGCAGTCATTAGTTAATAAATAAACTTGCCCACTGAAGCGGCAATGAGTGGAGTGTAAAATACAGGCATGCGGATGCAATTTGCTCTTAATTAACTACTCCTAAAATAACagaacaagtagtagaaattaTGTTCGATTTCTTAATAGAAACATAAACCAACTTTGAGCAAACATGGAACTAGTACTGAAAAGGTGAGTCATGATGCCTTTCATAGAATAACTTGAAATCATAATAAGATTAGTCAGTGAGAAGCTACCAAATATATCCTTTCATTTCAATATTAATAACCAAACCTAAGCCACTAGTGGGTACTAAAGTACCAAAGAGTGTAAATTATAGGTACACAAATGCAATTCAGGCTTAAACGAGAAAACTGGTAATAGAAATTAAATTTGATTTCTACACAGACAAGTACGCCAGCATTGAGTAGACATGCAAGTATTACTGAAGAAGTCAGTCATAACACAATTCGGAAATCATTAAGAGGCACTTCTACCTTTGTTATTGCATAAATTATATTAAACTAACAATCAAAAAACATATATGTACAATATATCCAAGTCTTCCAGTCAATCACATAACGGTAAGGCAGTGAGCAGTTACTAGTAAAGTGGAATCTAATCGATCACCATAGATCAACCTTTAACAAAACCAAAGCAACTCAGTCCTATGCAGTGAAACCTTTTCCATTCAATTCCAAGGTAGAAACAACTTACTACGGCCCAATTACATAATAACTACGAAACGTAGCAACATCAAATTGCAGGAAAACTATCAATCGAATCAAACTAGTGCATTGCATATAAAGCAAAATCCTCAATATTAAGCTACACATACATTTCCAGATAAAGAACAATCAGCTAACATCTACACAGGAACTTGATCACTCACTTCAGTAACTGCTCGTTTTACGTCCCCAAGCTTTAACTTCTTTTCACCTTGAAAATCACCGAAACCACTCCCCTTCCTATTCTTTCGATCCACATTGATCACACTCTTACTCTTCTTATCGCGCACTTTCCACACATTTTTCCTCCTAAACAAAACCTTCTCAAATTTCCAATTCTCAACACTAGTGTCAATTACAGTAACTTCTGTTCTCGAAAATCTCGAAAGATCAGTTCGACACGTGTCCTCTTCTTCATCATCCAATGCCAAATTAGGACAATTCATTGGTGGTGTTGCGATTGGGGGAATTGAAACAACACAATTTCTAGGGTTTGGTTGTTTACGAACCCCCTTTTTCTTAGGGGCATTTTGGTAATTTCCCATTACAAAAAGCTCAGATAAAATGTTGGACATTATGACTGAGGAATCTAGGGTTTCAATTGGAGGTGCCGGTGATCGGGTCCGTTTAAGACCCGGATTTTGAGGTGGAATTGGGTTCGGGTTTGGTTTCGGGTCATTTGTGATTGGGTCGGGGAGATGGGTAGGATTGTGGAGAGTGAGGAATTGTTCGAGATTGAGGTTTTGATCGGCCG carries:
- the LOC141693727 gene encoding two-component response regulator-like APRR5, whose product is MCKIGERMIKVKERMAGSRETEMKNAQEKKEEEVENVMLRWEKFVPKMEMRVLLVEADDSTRHIITALLNKCCYKVDAASDGLKAWEILNKRAHNIDLILTEVEVPSISGFSLLSLVTEHEICRNIPVIMMSAHDSVSTVYNCMLKGAADFLLKPIRKNELNNLWQHVWRRQASISGLAQTANDAQQMVVVAAEKDTIRNYSDEYEACCIERNKECIQKGSDSQSSCRLQDSETKEAYPQHKYDITQLKQRKSPSRDVIIQKDEVERGSERALMHDDQDQGSMSVPKTNSEVIMLEEDTAADIQCEHANVTMETFDYDNNNVQDKSSGEAIDLIGTFNNYPECYDRSLDTTYGLNKLDSSFLLELSLNLSHPRGSQNQIMDDGHMLKQSEASAFSRYNGRTLQPLHQSSDRICDQRRGYDITFDKQLTQKAHEHSSNNCCPVNSHDDNTMSPTYDLLGIQSPRPQQAIPVTGLLKCSSFEPVCNVYNNLAPPLFCTQSSQSPLQSPDTSGNHERSIQVEKNHPVNPGIRNSQKILQYLMDQNVYASSALLAPNKSYGPELSKDQVHFHSVSSQHGSGDSCNGISNHVNSTNNGSNGTSHAFELVKVAAEEENKANLNHDEKLSRSKQREAALTKFRMKRKERCFDKKVRYQNRSNLAVQRPRVKGQFVRQVQTEATEVKTDEHHS
- the LOC141693728 gene encoding ribosome-binding factor PSRP1, chloroplastic codes for the protein MATLFPTIKTTVSHRPPPPSCSSTPKNAALSNIILPSHHHPSTSIFRVNRNPLSGEKYPVTKLRKSGGARMAWDGPLSSVKLILQGKHFELSEGVKGHVEDKVGKAIQKHSHLVREVDVRLSVRGGEFGKGPKVRRSEVTLFTKKHGVIRAEEDAETMYASIDAVSSVIQRKLRKIKEKDSDHGRHMKGFDRLKVRDPEAMLLQNGSLSSAQGEEEDDDEDPFMDEIVRTKYFDMPPLTVDEAIEQLENVDHDFYGFRNEDTGEVNIIYRRRAGGYGLIIPKQDGKTEKLEPLVVESTRESSVAE
- the LOC141693549 gene encoding uncharacterized protein LOC141693549 isoform X1 — its product is MRNRNRVPLSLLSPIQTMSYSGSNWLTRLRSSKGFPADQNLNLEQFLTLHNPTHLPDPITNDPKPNPNPIPPQNPGLKRTRSPAPPIETLDSSVIMSNILSELFVMGNYQNAPKKKGVRKQPNPRNCVVSIPPIATPPMNCPNLALDDEEEDTCRTDLSRFSRTEVTVIDTSVENWKFEKVLFRRKNVWKVRDKKSKSVINVDRKNRKGSGFGDFQGEKKLKLGDVKRAVTEQGLHKNDRVEEVCEEGRDNLTQISKIRLPSKVKKIGKSNAKCLAKSTQRVHQVSMK
- the LOC141693549 gene encoding uncharacterized protein LOC141693549 isoform X2, giving the protein MRNRNRVPLSLLSPIQTMSYSGSNWLTRLRSSKGFPADQNLNLEQFLTLHNPTHLPDPITNDPKPNPNPIPPQNPGLKRTRSPAPPIETLDSSVIMSNILSELFVMGNYQNAPKKKGVRKQPNPRNCVVSIPPIATPPMNCPNLALDDEEEDTCRTDLSRFSRTEVTVIDTSVENWKFEKVLFRRKNVWKVRDKKSKSVINVDRKNRKGSGFGDFQGEKKLKLGDVKRAVTEGLHKNDRVEEVCEEGRDNLTQISKIRLPSKVKKIGKSNAKCLAKSTQRVHQVSMK